From the genome of Candidatus Eisenbacteria bacterium:
CGCTTTAGGCTCTCCCTATGGGCATGGTTACCGAGCACCGCGCCGGCAGCCCCGATCGTCGCGGGCACGCGTTCACGCAGGCGGCAGAGAATCCGAGGCCTGCCCCCGAGGCTCCGGGATCCGGCGCCGATTCGAGGCCGGTGATCGAGGCGCGCGACGTTTCCCTGTGGTACGGCGCGCACCAGGTGCTCCACTCGGTCTCGCTCGCGATCGCGGAGCGGAGAATCGCCGCGATCATCGGCCCATCCGGCTGCGGCAAGTCGACCCTGCTCCGATGCTTCAACCGCATGAACGACCTTTTTCCCCCGGTCCGCTACGGCGGCTCCATTCTGTACGAGGGAACCGACGTCCTCCGGAGCGGGATCGACCTCGTGGAGCTCCGCCGCCGGGTGGGGATGGTGTTCCAGCGCGCGAACCCTTTTCCCATGTCCATCTATCAAAACGTGGCGTACGGACCTCGCCTCTTGGGGGTACGGTCGAGGCGCGAGCTGGAGGAAGCGGTGGAAGGGGCTCTGAAGCAGGCAGCGCTGTGGAGCGAGGTGAAGGACCGGCTGAACCGCCCGGCCCTCGGGCTCTCCGGCGGGCAGCAGCAGCGTCTTTGCATCGCCCGCGCGCTCGCGGTGAATCCGGAGGTGCTGCTGCTGGACGAGCCCGCTTCGGCCCTCGATCCGACCGCGACCGCGAAGATCGAGGAGCTCATCCTCGAGATCCGAAGCGCGATCTCGGTCGTGATCGTCACGCACAACATGCAGCAGGCGGCCCGAATCTCGGATCGGACCGCGTTTCTCATGGAGGGGAAGCTGGTGGAGGAGGGGCCCACGCGGGACCTCTTCACCCACCCCCGGGAGCGCCTGACCGAGGATTACATCACCGGTCGCTTCGGATAGAATCAGGGGAATTGAACTCCGTCGGAGAGGACTGACCATGGAACGACATTTTCATCACGAGCTCGAGGCGCTTCGCGACCGGCTGAGCGAAATGGCCGGGCGCGCCGAAATCGCGCTCGTGAAATCCATGGAGGCCCTGAAGACCCGAAACGCAAGGCTCGCGGAGGAGGTCCGGGCGGAGGATCTGGCGATCGACCGGATCGAGCTGGAGATCGAGAGCCAGTCGCTGAACTTCCTCGGTCTGCAGCAGCCGGTGGCGCGCGACCTGCGATTCCTCGTCGCCGCCATACGGATCTCCAACGACCTGGAACGGATCGGCGACCACGCGGTCAACATCGCCCAGAGCGCCGCCAAGCTGAGCGGCCTGCCCCAGTCCAAGCCGCTCGAGGATCTGCCCATGATGGCCGAGCGCACGATCACCATGCTTCGCGACGCGGTCACGGCATGGCTGAACGGGGACGCCGCCACGGCCAGACGCATCTGCGAGCGGGACGTGGAGATCGACGGCCTCAAGGCGAAGATCTTCGCGAAGCTCTCGGGAGGGATGATCCAGTCGCCCGAGTCGGTGCCGCGCGCCTTGGAGCTGCTGCTCGTGAGCCGGAACCTCGAGCGGGTCGCCGACCTCGCCACGAACATCGCGGAGGAGGCGATCTTCGTGGCCGAAGCCCGCGTGATCAAACACCACGCCGAGGAGGTCGCGGAAGGATCGCCGGGCGGCGGAGTGCCGGGCTCCGGAACCCCTACCGCTGGGCGACCCGCCTCACGGTAAGGCGCAACAGCGCCGAGATCCCCGTCACCATCATCACGAGCACGAGCGCCCCCGTCCAGGCCTGCCGATTCCAGTCGTCGTACGGTGCCCTCGCGTAGTCGAAGACGAAGACGGGCAGCGAAGCGATCGGCTTGTCGAGCGCCGTGGACCAGAACCGATTCCCGAGCGCGGTGAAGAGGAGCGGCGCGGTTTCACCGGCGGCACGGGCCACCGCGAGCATGCTCGCCGTCACGATCCCGGCGCGGGCGGCGGGAATGACCACCTGTTGGGTGACCTTCCAACGTGGCGCGCCGAGCGCCAGCGCCGCCTCGCGGTAGGACTGCGGAACAAGCCGCACCACTTCCTCCGTGGAGCGGATGATCGTCGGAAGCATCAAGATCGCCAGGGCCACGCCCCCCGCCAGCGCGGAAAACCCGCCCATCGGAATCACGACGAGCCCGTACGCGGCCACGCCGACGACAATGGAGGGCACGCCGCCCAGGAGGTCCGCGGTGTATCGCACGAGAGAAGCAAACCGGCCACGGCCGAATTCCGCGAGGTAGACGCCGGCACCGACGCCCACGGGCACCGCCAAGAGAGCGCCGAGACCGACGAGAATCAAAGTGCCGACGATCGCGTTGGCCATGCCGCCGCCGGGCTCACCCACCGGCTTGGGCATCTCGAGGAAAAAGGAAAGGGAGAGCGCCGGCAGGCCCTTCGCGATCAGGTGCCAGAGGATGAGGGCGAGCGGCAGGACGACGATCGCGCCCGCCGCATAGCAGGCGGCGATCACGAGCCGGCTCCAGACCGCGCGCCGGGTGATGTGCCCCGCCGTCCTCGCGAGGGCTGCTCCGCTCACGCCAGCGCCGCGGCCGTGCGCCGCCCCCCGGTGGCCCAG
Proteins encoded in this window:
- the pstB gene encoding phosphate ABC transporter ATP-binding protein; this encodes MVTEHRAGSPDRRGHAFTQAAENPRPAPEAPGSGADSRPVIEARDVSLWYGAHQVLHSVSLAIAERRIAAIIGPSGCGKSTLLRCFNRMNDLFPPVRYGGSILYEGTDVLRSGIDLVELRRRVGMVFQRANPFPMSIYQNVAYGPRLLGVRSRRELEEAVEGALKQAALWSEVKDRLNRPALGLSGGQQQRLCIARALAVNPEVLLLDEPASALDPTATAKIEELILEIRSAISVVIVTHNMQQAARISDRTAFLMEGKLVEEGPTRDLFTHPRERLTEDYITGRFG
- the phoU gene encoding phosphate signaling complex protein PhoU, translated to MERHFHHELEALRDRLSEMAGRAEIALVKSMEALKTRNARLAEEVRAEDLAIDRIELEIESQSLNFLGLQQPVARDLRFLVAAIRISNDLERIGDHAVNIAQSAAKLSGLPQSKPLEDLPMMAERTITMLRDAVTAWLNGDAATARRICERDVEIDGLKAKIFAKLSGGMIQSPESVPRALELLLVSRNLERVADLATNIAEEAIFVAEARVIKHHAEEVAEGSPGGGVPGSGTPTAGRPASR
- the pstA gene encoding phosphate ABC transporter permease PstA; amino-acid sequence: MTRRAVWSRLVIAACYAAGAIVVLPLALILWHLIAKGLPALSLSFFLEMPKPVGEPGGGMANAIVGTLILVGLGALLAVPVGVGAGVYLAEFGRGRFASLVRYTADLLGGVPSIVVGVAAYGLVVIPMGGFSALAGGVALAILMLPTIIRSTEEVVRLVPQSYREAALALGAPRWKVTQQVVIPAARAGIVTASMLAVARAAGETAPLLFTALGNRFWSTALDKPIASLPVFVFDYARAPYDDWNRQAWTGALVLVMMVTGISALLRLTVRRVAQR